The following is a genomic window from Oncorhynchus masou masou isolate Uvic2021 chromosome 6, UVic_Omas_1.1, whole genome shotgun sequence.
CAGACGCACCTGGAGAGGTCGATCTGCTCAGTGCTCAGGCGCTCTTCATCTGCCCTAGAAAATACAACTTTGTAGTTTACAATCCATGATGGCCTGTAGTATCACTTGTTACAACTCAAATAAAATCACTTGTGACCACTCAGATATTTGCCATAAGCAATTTGACATTTCATCTTCAAGTCTCACATCAGACTGTTTACAGACTAACAGTTCATCAATTTAAACCAGAGAAACCAGGCTCTCACAAGAGAACTGTCTTAAATGTCTGACTCTAGGCCAGTTTGTCTCACCTCTCTCGAttcttctctctttccatccaGCCCACCACCGGCGGTCCAAGCGCTTCGTGTCCACGCCCCGCTTCGTGGAGATCATGATCGTGGCCGATCAGTCCATGGCCGAGTTCCACGGTGCCGGACTCAAGCCCTACCTGCTCACCCTCATGGCGGTGGCATCGCGCCTCTACCGCCACCCCACCATCCACAACTCCATCAGCCTAGCCGTGGTCAAGCTCTTGGTGGTCTACGAGGAGGAGAGCGGCCCCCAGGTGTCGTCTAACGCTGCCCTGACTCTCCGCAACTTCTGCCAGTGGCAGCGGCAGCACAACCCGCCCAGCGACCGCCACCCAGAGCACTACGACACGGCCGTGCTCTTCACCCGAACGGTATGTTGCTTTTGTGTTTTAACACTGTTTTCACAATGTTTTTACACCCATGCTTACTGTGGTAACAAGCAACACCTTCACAACTACTTGGTtgctttccaaatggcacccattTCGCTATATAGCtcactacttttgatttgaaacagGGTTCTGCTTTATGGTATgggttctgtgtctgtgtgtatgtgtatgtgggaAAGCAGTGAGTTTTACAGATGTGTTTTGTCCCTTCTCACCCCCTATAGGACCTGTGCGGCGCCCACTCCTGTGACACGCTAGGCATGGCGGATGTGGGCACGGTGTGCGACCCGGAGAGGAGCTGCTCCATCATCGAGGACGACGGGCTGCAGGCGGCATTCACCGTGGCACACGAACTCGGTAAGATGATACCCTGATGCCAAGCTGACACATATGCACCACACATTCACATCTCTGTCACTAGCCACACGCAGTACACATCTCGTCTCTCAATCCCAAACCAACcccttgtctcccctctctccattcctctctctcttttgtggCTTAGGCCACGTGTTCAACATGCCCCACGATGATTCCAAGCAGTGTGCCAGCGTCAACGGTGACCATTGGGGCTCGCACATGATGGCATCCACCCTGTCCAACCTGGACCAACTCCAGCCCTGGTCGCCTTGCTCCGCCCTCATGGTCACCTCCTTCATGGACAACGGACACGGCCAGTGCCTATTGGACAAGCCCCACAAGTCCCAGCCTCTGCCTGCCACGCTACCCGGAACCGTGTACGACGCTGACCGCCAATGTCGCCTGACTTTCGGGGAGGAGTCACAGCACTGTCCCGACCTGAGTACCACTTGTGTGGCACTCTGGTGCACAGTGACCACAACCAACGGACTGCTGGTCTGTCAGACCAAGAACTTCCCGTGGGCGGATGGGACGCAGTGTGGCCATGACAGCTTCTGCCTGGCGGGACATTGTCTGAGCAAGACGGAGGCCGCTCGTCACCAGGTGGGTGTTAACACTGTTATAACATGGCCCTATGACAAAGTCTTAAAGtcaatgggagtgatggaactgGTCCATTGGGGGGAAAGGAAGTATAATGCAGCTTTGGGATTGGCTAGTTTGAGCTACATTGGATTAGGTACAATGTTATGTCTTTTGTTTTAGATATCAGGCTAGCTATAGGAGTGTTGAAATGTTATAGGACACTCAAACTCAAATCTGGACcatgaagccagttccactgcctTATTATCAGAGACCGATTTTGACCAAGGAcgccaggtgtgtgcaattaattatgaGGTAGAACAGAAAATCAGCAGGCTCCGGACttcatagggtaagagttgagtaccCCTTCTAGGGGCTAAAGTGTGTGTAACTATTAGCTTTTTAGCTATAGGACTACCTATAGGACTATTGAAGTGTTATATGGGCTAGTGTGTGACTATGAATGTCGATGATGTCGTCTCCTGATGCAGACTCCAGTCAACGGTGCCTGGGGAGTATGGGGACCATGGGGAGACTGTTCCCGTACCTGCGACGGAGGGGTGCAGTACTCCTTCAGGGACTGTGATAACCCTCTGCCCAAAAACGGGGGCAAGTACTGCGAGGGCAAGAGGATCCAATATCGCTCCTGTAACACAGAAATCTGCCCTGGTAGCAATGGTAAGAGCCTCTACTAGCCAAACTTATGACATACTTAGTTAATGCTTATTACATAGCTGATACACTAATTACTCTCATTACCCATACATATTCATATATTTATGGTTTGAAATTATACAACCTTATTTAGACACATAGGCCACTGACTTGCATATTGTACCCATACTTATACTTTCGACACGTTCGAGAATAGCCATATTTGAATTTCACGGCCTACTGTAAAGTGAACATAAGCCTCAAGCTAATCTGACAGTGAAtatcacgcctctctctctcttcatccctctttctctgtagGTGTGTCGTTCCGCGAGGAGCAGTGTCTGGCACACAACGATATTTCGTCACAGGTCTCATTCGGTTCAGGAGAGGGCGTGGAGTGGGTTCCCAAATATGCCGGCGTCTCACCCAAAGACCGCTGCAAGCTGGTGTGCCGGGCCAAGGGCACAGGCTACTTCTTCATTCTGAAACCCAAGGTAAGTGAGGTCACACCACAGATACTTTTGCAAAAATGTAGACAAACACTGTCTATGCTAGCTAGACTAGCTAACACGGCCTAGGCTAACTAGGCTAATACTGTCTTGGCTAACACTGTCTTTAGGCTAACTAGGCTAAGCTAATGCTGTCTAGGCAAACTAGCCTAACACTTCTAGACTAACTAGGCTAACACTGTCGCTAGGCTAAGTAGACTAACACTGTTTCTAGGCTAACTAGACTAAGCTAATGCTGTCTGGGCTAACTAGGCTAACATTTGTTTCTCTGCAACCGTCAGGTGGCTGACGGTACTCCCTGCAGCCCGGATTCCACCTCAGTGTGTGTGCAGGGTCAGTGTGTGAAGGCGGGCTGTGACCGAATCATCGGCTCCAGCCGTCGCTTCGACAAGTGCGGCGTGTGCGGAGGCAACGGCTCAACCTGCAAGAAAGTGTCGGGTGCCCTGGAGCGTGCCAGGTGAGAACAATGACCTATGACCTCAAAACAGCCATCTTTGACTGGAAATTACTGTTTTCTAGTTGAACCCATTTACTAACTTTAACTACAGTCTGTAGAATCCTATTTTTCTATTTATCTCTATCACTCTAAACCTCTTAGCCCTGCCATCTCTTTTTAACCCAGTCTCTTACTCTTACAATTAACTTAACTCTTATACTTATGCATAACTTTTTATCATTGGCTATGTTTGACCCTTGTGTTTTTCTGCCCCTCAGGCCTGGTTACCAGAACGTCGTGACCATCCCCGCTGGCGCCACTCACCTGGACGTGAAGCAACGTGCCCCCGGTGGTGGTCGCCATGACAACAGCTACCTGGCAGTGTTGCGCCAGGACGGCACCTACCTCTTGAACGGCGACTACAAGCTGATGACTCTCGAAACAGACATCGCCCTCAAGGGGGCGTTGCTACGATACAGCGGTAGCTCCGCCTCCCTAGAGCGTCTACGCAGCTTCTCGCCCCTCCCCGAGGCCCTGACCATCCAGGTATTGTCTGTAGGCGACTCGCCCCGTCCCCGTGTCAAATACAGCTACTTTGCCCCGAGGCCCGCTTTGGCGTCACCTAGTGGTGGAACGGTGGCACGCCGCCAGTCCATCAATGCCATCCGGGAGCTGGGGGACGCTGAGTGGACCCTGCGGGAGTGGGGCCCATGCTCGCAGAGCTGTGGGGGCGGTACTCAACAGAGGGAGGTGCTGTGTCTGGATCCCCAGGGGCGGCCATCGCGGGAGTGCCCGGAGGAGCTGCGCCCGTTGGCTTCACGCACCTGCGCCACACAACCCTGTCCTTCATGGTTCCTGGGGGAG
Proteins encoded in this region:
- the adamts1 gene encoding A disintegrin and metalloproteinase with thrombospondin motifs 1, whose protein sequence is MMRFVCVSFCLITALCVSAAHGTWEESTVVPVRLDPVRPEREAEQGRTLSVEEREKESEMRVYRLDVFGKRVVLELEPDQTFLAPGFVFHVVGSPELQAQRESDSSTAETQCFFSGTVNGEEDSAAALNLCHGLRGGFYLQGEEYFIYPNNSTDAQPIDGDLHLIRRRSQASFAEESSSKCGVNEDEDRLPENQETKVDHGTTNSDHPAHHRRSKRFVSTPRFVEIMIVADQSMAEFHGAGLKPYLLTLMAVASRLYRHPTIHNSISLAVVKLLVVYEEESGPQVSSNAALTLRNFCQWQRQHNPPSDRHPEHYDTAVLFTRTDLCGAHSCDTLGMADVGTVCDPERSCSIIEDDGLQAAFTVAHELGHVFNMPHDDSKQCASVNGDHWGSHMMASTLSNLDQLQPWSPCSALMVTSFMDNGHGQCLLDKPHKSQPLPATLPGTVYDADRQCRLTFGEESQHCPDLSTTCVALWCTVTTTNGLLVCQTKNFPWADGTQCGHDSFCLAGHCLSKTEAARHQTPVNGAWGVWGPWGDCSRTCDGGVQYSFRDCDNPLPKNGGKYCEGKRIQYRSCNTEICPGSNGVSFREEQCLAHNDISSQVSFGSGEGVEWVPKYAGVSPKDRCKLVCRAKGTGYFFILKPKVADGTPCSPDSTSVCVQGQCVKAGCDRIIGSSRRFDKCGVCGGNGSTCKKVSGALERARPGYQNVVTIPAGATHLDVKQRAPGGGRHDNSYLAVLRQDGTYLLNGDYKLMTLETDIALKGALLRYSGSSASLERLRSFSPLPEALTIQVLSVGDSPRPRVKYSYFAPRPALASPSGGTVARRQSINAIRELGDAEWTLREWGPCSQSCGGGTQQREVLCLDPQGRPSRECPEELRPLASRTCATQPCPSWFLGEWSACSKSCGRGFRKRPLRCVGHNGRTLAHESCDPKDRPRPLLDLCNQSTC